From Perognathus longimembris pacificus isolate PPM17 chromosome 4, ASM2315922v1, whole genome shotgun sequence, one genomic window encodes:
- the Ndufb3 gene encoding NADH dehydrogenase [ubiquinone] 1 beta subcomplex subunit 3, translated as MGSGHEHGLGHGHGHSKIELPDHRQWKIEGTPLEAMQKKLAQQGLRDPWARNEAWRYMGGFANTYSFLGVIFKGFKLGFAAFVIAAGAEYLFESHNNNNNDH; from the exons ATGGGCTCTGGACATGAACATGGACTTGGACATGGACATGGACATAGTAAAATTGAACTTCCAGATCATAGACAGTGGAAAATAGAAGGGACACCACTAGAAGCTATGCAGAAGAAGCTGGCTCAACAAGGACTAAGGGATCCATGGGCCCG CAATGAAGCTTGGAGATACATGGGTGGCTTTGCAAACACCTATTCCTTTCTTGGTGTGATATTTAAAGGTTTCAAGTTGGGATTTGCTGCATTCGTGATAGCAGCTGGGGCTGAATATTTGTTTGAATctcacaataacaacaacaatgaccacTAA